From a single Pirellulales bacterium genomic region:
- a CDS encoding RNA polymerase sigma factor encodes MPVPGPELLTRLLDQHGATLVLYARQWCHTPEDVVQEACLQLMRETSEPANVAGWMFRVVRNGAISAGRGESRRVRHESAAARQARPWFEPNAGESLDARAVARDLETLPDDERETIVLRLWGGLSFEQIAELTGTSTSTAHRRYVAGLTALRERHLPCTKEDQKT; translated from the coding sequence ATGCCTGTGCCCGGACCGGAACTGCTGACACGATTGCTCGACCAGCACGGCGCGACGCTGGTGCTGTACGCGCGGCAATGGTGTCACACGCCGGAGGACGTGGTGCAGGAAGCATGTTTGCAACTGATGCGAGAAACCAGCGAACCGGCGAACGTGGCAGGCTGGATGTTCCGCGTGGTGCGCAACGGTGCGATTAGCGCGGGTCGCGGCGAGTCGCGCCGCGTACGGCACGAGAGCGCGGCCGCCCGCCAGGCGAGACCTTGGTTTGAGCCGAACGCGGGCGAATCGCTCGATGCCCGGGCCGTGGCTCGTGACCTGGAGACCTTGCCCGACGACGAGCGAGAAACGATCGTTTTGCGGCTGTGGGGGGGATTGTCGTTTGAACAAATCGCGGAGCTGACTGGCACGTCAACCAGCACCGCGCATCGTCGCTATGTCGCAGGGCTGACGGCCTTGCGCGAAAGGCATCTGCCATGCACGAAAGAGGACCAGAAGACATGA